A genome region from Ptiloglossa arizonensis isolate GNS036 chromosome 4, iyPtiAriz1_principal, whole genome shotgun sequence includes the following:
- the LOC143146083 gene encoding LOW QUALITY PROTEIN: uncharacterized protein LOC143146083 (The sequence of the model RefSeq protein was modified relative to this genomic sequence to represent the inferred CDS: inserted 4 bases in 2 codons), whose translation MVLVELVACDVPVPGDADLALRGDRPRRAWQRRAARVDPDPGSRDPVSEYSVNGSACPSAVPLVPGSKTXDAADSLVPSAMYISQNQIGSKVHRPNSPSLSKEVLAGXYTYRTMQGLIPLIVTLSLVSGAQLKLLPYAYLSSPLPVYHQYQNTRTGEHAYSYAGGPSAKEEIKDADGVTRGSYSYVDANGILQSVFYVADEHGFRVAATDLPTDGNLNLETSHVLLARSVDDHESPTRRKRSIQDPNETPVQSNPSQKVEESVPGQRTINEKPEASLEPVIITSEIPLATSHQSQVQIHKNAQVQLPAIDLAIKENLPSILPVPTLLAKLPLLTPLPSYHENRIELHKQLGLEGQRLKDAVKIDQEPLTIVQTPEAALSLVPLVAKEALPILPTVLAKESLSVVPAVSLGSGSVTTSISSHGISQVHPSKVLKEPLVAGVLAKEVPIIETKTVVAPVVAKEAVPVVPVLKEAASLGTATSTASITSYGVSQIHGDSKVKLEPTLLVKTTPLAHLQPLVHFPLYLH comes from the exons ATGGTACTTGTGGAACTGGTGGCGTGCGACGTCCCGGTTCCAGGAGACGCGGATCTAGCTCT AAGAGGCGATCGCCCGCGGAGGGCGTGGCAAAGACGTGCTGCTCGCGTGGATCCGGATCCTGGATCGAGGGATCCCGTCTCCGAGTATTCGGTGAACGGATCCGCCTGTCCTTCGGCGGTTCCTCTGGTTCCTGGTTCGAAGAC CGATGCAGCCGACTCGCTCGTCCCCTCCGCCATGTATATAAGTCAAAACCAGATCGGAAGCAAGGTGCATAGGCCGAACAGTCCTTCGCTGAGCAAGGAGGTTCTCGcagg atacacgtaccgcacgATGCAGGGCCTG ATCCCATTGATAGTGACGCTGAGCTTGGTCTCGGGCGCGCAGCTGAAGCTGTTGCCGTACGCGTATCTCTCGAGCCCGCTTCCGGTTTACCATCAGTACCAGAACACGAGGACAGGGGAGCACGCTTACAGTTACGCCGGTGGCCCGTCGGCCAAGGAGGAGATCAAAGACGCCGATGGGGTCACCCGTGGTTCTTACAGCTACGTGGACGCGAACGGGATCCTCCAATCTGTCTTCTACGTTGCGGACGAGCACGGTTTCCGCGTGGCGGCGACAGATCTGCCCACCGATGGCAATCTGAACCTGGAGACCAGTCACGTCCTCTTGGCCAGAAGCGTCGACGACCATGAGAGCCCCACTCGCAGGAAACGTAGCATCCAAGACCCTAACGAGACCCCGGTACAGTCCAATCCGAGCCAGAAGGTCGAAGAAAGTGTCCCCGGTCAACGAACGATCAACGAGAAACCAGAGGCGTCG TTGGAGCCCGTGATCATCACCAGTGAGATACCATTGGCAACCTCTCATCAGAGTCAAGTTCAAATCCACAAAAACGCTCAAGTTCAACTACCAGCGATTGACCTAGCGATCAAGGAGAACCTTCCTTCCATTCTACCTGTCCCGACACTGCTGGCTAAACTCCCTCTGTTGACTCCGTTGCCTTCCTATCACGAGAATCGTATCGAGTTGCACAAACAGCTGGGCCTGGAGGGCCAGAGGCTCAAAGACGCGGTGAAGATCGACCAAGAGCCTCTGACGATCGTCCAGACACCTGAGGCGGCTCTTTCGTTGGTTCCTCTGGTCGCTAAAGAAGCTTTACCCATTCTACCCACTGTCCTGGCCAAAGAATCTCTTTCCGTAGTCCCAGCCGTGTCTCTGGGCAGTGGTTCGGTGACCACTTCCATCAGCAGTCACGGTATCAGTCAAGTTCATCCTTCCAAGGTTCTGAAGGAACCACTCGTCGCAGGTGTCCTCGCCAAGGAAGTACCTATCATCGAGACGAAGACCGTAGTGGCACCTGTCGTTGCTAAGGAAGCTGTTCCAGTGGTGCCAGTTCTGAAGGAAGCTGCGAGTCTCGGTACAGCTACGTCCACTGCTTCGATCACCAGCTATGGGGTCAGTCAGATTCACGGGGATTCGAAGGTGAAGCTCGAGCCGACGTTGCTGGTCAAAACCACGCCTCTGGCTCATTTGCAACCGTTGGTTCATTTCCCGCTGTATCTTCATTAA